A portion of the Blastochloris tepida genome contains these proteins:
- a CDS encoding MBL fold metallo-hydrolase: METRIDEIADGIYRLSTFVPDIAPPAGFTFNQFLVVGDAPLMFHTGLRKMFGLNRDALARIIAPEQLRWIAYGHFEADECGALNDWLAAAPQATAAQGATGVMVSLNDFADRPPRPLANGEVLDLGGGKRVRFIDTPHTPHGWDAGVLYEESTGTLLCGDLFTQLGKGPALTTGDIVGPAIAGEDVFHYSSLNPDMGATLRSLAELSPRTLALMHGPSFAGDGAAALRALADNYDGRVTSALKEVMSDRVAA, translated from the coding sequence ATGGAAACCAGGATCGACGAGATCGCAGATGGCATCTACCGTCTTTCCACGTTCGTTCCCGACATCGCCCCGCCTGCCGGCTTCACCTTCAACCAGTTCCTCGTCGTCGGGGACGCGCCACTCATGTTCCACACGGGACTGCGCAAGATGTTTGGGCTTAATCGCGATGCTCTCGCCCGAATCATCGCCCCCGAACAACTGCGCTGGATCGCGTATGGACACTTCGAGGCCGACGAGTGCGGTGCACTGAACGACTGGCTGGCGGCGGCGCCGCAGGCCACCGCCGCCCAAGGCGCAACTGGCGTCATGGTCTCGCTCAACGACTTCGCCGACAGGCCGCCGCGGCCGCTGGCGAACGGCGAGGTCCTCGACCTCGGAGGCGGCAAGCGTGTCCGCTTCATCGACACGCCGCACACGCCGCACGGGTGGGACGCCGGCGTGCTTTATGAAGAATCCACCGGGACGCTGCTCTGCGGCGATCTTTTCACCCAACTCGGCAAAGGCCCAGCGCTGACGACCGGGGACATCGTCGGACCGGCGATCGCGGGCGAGGATGTCTTCCACTATTCGAGTCTGAACCCCGACATGGGCGCGACGCTTCGCAGCCTCGCCGAACTCTCACCGCGGACGCTTGCCCTTATGCACGGCCCGTCATTCGCCGGAGACGGCGCCGCCGCCCTGCGCGCTCTTGCCGACAATTACGATGGCCGTGTGACCAGTGCGCTCAAGGAGGTCATGAGCGACAGGGTCGCAGCTTAG
- a CDS encoding AraC family transcriptional regulator: protein MDPLSDVLRSVRLTGGIFLDSRFTAPWCVTAKITAEDYLSFLSSASQVIAYHVVFEGRLLLSVECEPPLVVNAGEVVLLPRNDLHTLASAAGLEPVSARDLIQVSPDGGLARIFHGGGGDATRLVCGFLGSEETSNPLIATLPRVLKLDLHQVSSWDWIEASVRFAAGELAAGKLPTSSVLSRLSELLFVEAVRHYSSTHTDHDLGWLRGLRDPYVGRALAIIHRDIRAPWSVEALAKAVALSRSAFVERFTALVGVPPIRYLTVCRLQAAKQHLRDSAKTVCQLAHAVGYESEEAFSRAFKREFGLSPVQWRDRG, encoded by the coding sequence ATGGACCCGCTTTCGGACGTGCTTCGCTCGGTTCGCCTGACCGGCGGCATCTTTCTCGACTCGCGGTTCACCGCGCCGTGGTGCGTCACGGCGAAGATCACGGCTGAGGACTATCTGTCGTTCCTTTCGTCAGCCAGCCAAGTGATCGCCTATCACGTCGTCTTCGAAGGCCGACTGTTGCTCTCCGTCGAGTGCGAGCCGCCGCTCGTGGTCAACGCCGGCGAGGTTGTGCTGCTGCCGCGCAACGATTTGCACACGCTGGCCAGCGCGGCCGGCCTCGAACCGGTGAGCGCGCGGGATTTGATCCAAGTGTCCCCGGATGGCGGGCTCGCCCGCATTTTCCACGGCGGAGGCGGCGATGCGACGCGTCTCGTTTGCGGCTTCCTCGGCAGCGAGGAGACGTCAAATCCCCTGATCGCGACCTTGCCGAGGGTGCTGAAGCTGGATCTTCACCAAGTGTCATCGTGGGACTGGATCGAGGCGTCGGTCCGGTTCGCCGCCGGTGAGCTCGCCGCCGGCAAATTGCCGACCTCCAGCGTGCTGTCGCGCTTGTCGGAGCTGCTGTTCGTCGAGGCCGTCCGCCATTATTCGTCGACGCACACCGATCATGACCTCGGCTGGCTGCGAGGGTTGAGAGACCCCTATGTCGGCCGGGCCTTGGCCATCATCCACCGCGACATCCGCGCGCCCTGGTCGGTCGAGGCGTTGGCGAAGGCCGTCGCTTTGTCGCGGAGCGCCTTTGTCGAGCGCTTCACGGCTTTGGTCGGTGTCCCGCCGATCCGCTATCTGACGGTATGCCGCTTGCAGGCCGCCAAGCAGCACCTTCGTGACTCGGCCAAGACGGTGTGCCAGCTCGCGCACGCGGTCGGCTACGAGTCGGAGGAGGCGTTCAGCCGGGCCTTCAAGCGGGAGTTCGGCCTGTCGCCCGTGCAGTGGCGGGATCGCGGGTGA
- a CDS encoding class I SAM-dependent methyltransferase codes for MTTTLVRPDFAAIKQRQQATWAAGDYAVIGTTLQIVGERLCEAVDVMAGERVLDVAAGNGNATLAAARRFGRVTSTDYVAALLKRGEERAVADRLDVAFQQADAEALPFENGSFDVALSTFGVMFAPDQDRAAAELSRVVRRGGRIGLANWTPESFIGQLFKTLGRHVPPPQGLKSPALWGTESRLAELFPGHRIEASRQVFNFRYRSAHHWLDVFRTYYGPTNRAFAALDSDKQVALEMDIIELLDQANRGSEDTLIVPSEYLEAVITKA; via the coding sequence ATGACCACAACACTTGTCAGACCGGATTTTGCCGCCATCAAGCAACGCCAGCAAGCGACTTGGGCCGCCGGTGACTACGCCGTGATCGGCACGACGCTGCAGATCGTCGGCGAACGCCTGTGCGAGGCCGTCGACGTAATGGCCGGCGAGCGCGTTCTCGACGTCGCTGCTGGCAATGGAAACGCCACGCTTGCGGCAGCGCGCCGCTTCGGCCGCGTCACATCGACGGACTATGTCGCGGCGCTGCTGAAGCGTGGCGAGGAGCGGGCCGTGGCCGATCGGCTCGACGTCGCATTCCAGCAGGCCGATGCCGAAGCACTGCCGTTCGAGAACGGCAGCTTCGACGTCGCGCTGTCGACCTTCGGCGTCATGTTCGCACCGGATCAGGACAGGGCGGCGGCCGAGCTCTCGCGCGTCGTTCGGCGGGGCGGGCGCATCGGCCTGGCGAACTGGACGCCCGAGAGCTTCATCGGCCAGCTCTTCAAGACCCTCGGCCGGCACGTTCCGCCACCGCAAGGGCTCAAATCGCCCGCACTTTGGGGAACCGAGTCCCGGCTTGCCGAGCTGTTCCCGGGCCATCGAATCGAGGCATCCCGCCAAGTCTTCAATTTCCGCTACAGGTCCGCGCACCATTGGCTCGACGTCTTCAGGACCTATTACGGCCCGACCAACCGCGCGTTTGCGGCGCTCGACAGCGACAAGCAGGTGGCCCTCGAAATGGACATCATCGAACTGCTCGATCAGGCAAACCGCGGCAGCGAGGATACGCTGATCGTGCCGAGCGAGTATCTGGAGGCGGTGATCACCAAGGCATGA
- a CDS encoding GNAT family N-acetyltransferase: MLIEPLALHVVTADLTGRADALATIVEAFEGDPACRTLWPERAAFRRHFPRFVELFGGPAQVDRTTDGAGAALWLAPGVEVDPEPLMAYLEAKLPEDRKDALFAGLEVQAALHPHEAHWYLPFIGVRAAAQGRGIGAALLAHGLTRADRDGLPAYLEATSRRSVPLYRRFGFETIGIVESPGYPEIFAMWRPAR, from the coding sequence ATGTTGATCGAACCGCTCGCGCTGCACGTCGTTACGGCGGATTTGACCGGGCGGGCTGACGCGCTCGCGACCATCGTCGAAGCCTTCGAGGGCGATCCGGCGTGCCGGACCCTCTGGCCGGAACGCGCTGCGTTCCGGCGGCACTTCCCGCGCTTTGTCGAGCTCTTCGGCGGGCCGGCGCAGGTCGACCGGACCACGGACGGTGCCGGAGCGGCACTCTGGCTCGCGCCCGGTGTCGAGGTCGACCCCGAACCCCTGATGGCGTATCTGGAGGCCAAGTTGCCCGAGGACCGCAAGGATGCGCTATTCGCCGGGCTCGAGGTCCAGGCGGCGCTGCACCCGCACGAGGCCCATTGGTACCTGCCCTTCATCGGCGTCCGCGCCGCGGCGCAGGGCCGAGGCATCGGGGCGGCGCTTCTCGCCCATGGGCTGACGCGCGCCGACCGCGACGGCCTGCCGGCCTATCTCGAGGCGACGAGCCGGCGGAGCGTTCCGCTCTATCGGCGCTTCGGCTTCGAGACGATCGGCATCGTCGAGAGCCCCGGCTACCCGGAGATCTTCGCAATGTGGCGTCCCGCCCGCTGA